A genomic window from Sorex araneus isolate mSorAra2 chromosome 2, mSorAra2.pri, whole genome shotgun sequence includes:
- the LOC101544551 gene encoding HLA class II histocompatibility antigen, DQ alpha 2 chain: MMALNRALILGVLALTTMSPCGSEDIVADHVASYGTNVYHSYGPSGQYTHEFDGDEEFYVDLEKKETVWKLPVFSQFTSFDPQIALRNINVAKFNLDLLIKYSNQTAATNKVPEVTVFPKFPVMLGEANILICLVDNIFPPVINITWLKNKQPVMEGVAETSFHPNNDHSFSKMSYLTFLPSADDIYDCKIEHWGLDEPLLKHWEAEIPTPMSELTETVVCALGLALGLVGIMVGTVFIIQGLRSSATSRHQGPL; this comes from the exons ATGATGGCACTAAACAGAGCTCTGATTCTGGGGGTCCTTGCCCTGACCACGATGAGCCCCTGTGGAAGTGAAGACATTGTGG CTGACCATGTTGCCTCCTATGGCACAAATGTCTACCATTCTTATGGACCCTCTGGCCAGTACACCCATGAGTTTGATGGAGACGAGGAATTCTACGTGGATCTGGAGAAGAAGGAAACAGTCTGGAAGCTGCCTGTGTTTAGCCAATTCACAAGTTTTGACCCACAGATTGCACTGAGAAACATAAATGTCGCAAAATTCAACTTAGATCTTCTGATTAAATACTCCAATCAAACTGCTGCTACCAATA AGGTTCCTGAGGTGACTGTGTTCCCCAAGTTTCCTGTGATGCTGGGTGAGGCCAACATCCTCATCTGTCTTGTGGACAACATCTTCCCTCCTGTGATCAACATTACATGGTTGAAAAATAAGCAACCAGTCATGGAAGGTGTTGCTGAAACCAGCTTCCACCCCAATAATGATCACTCCTTCTCTAAGATGAGTTACCTCACCTTTCTCCCTTCTGCTGATGATATTTATGACTGCAAGATAGAGCACTGGGGCCTGGATGAGCCACTTCTGAAACACTGGG AAGCTGAGATTCCAACTCCCATGTCAGAGTTGACAGAAACTGtggtctgtgctctgggattggCTCTGGGCCTTGTGGGCATCATGGTGGGCACTGTCTTCATTATCCAAGGCCTGCGTTCAAGTGCCACCTCCAGACACCAAGGGCCTTTGTAA